Genomic DNA from Mesorhizobium sp. 131-2-1:
TTGCCGAGCGCATCGGCCGCGCCAGCCGGCGTTTCGACGCCTATGGACGGCCGCTGACGTTCCGCATTTCGCCGCTGTCGGGCCCCGAGCTGTCCAGGCATCTCGACAGCGAAGGCTGGAGCAGCTTCGACGAATCGCTGGTGATGCGCCTGCCGCTCGCCGATGCCCAGCTCGACCCCGCCATGGATCAGATTCCACTGAAGGACATCGGCCGCTTCATCGGCGCGCTGCTCAAGGTGCGGGGTTTGGACGCTTCGCTCCGGCCCGGCCTGTCGGAGATCATAGGCGCCATCCAGCCGGAAGCCGGCCTGTTCGCGCTCGAGGATGGCAGCGAATCGCTGGCGACGCTGATCTGCGTCCATGACGGCGACCTCGCCGGCCTGTTTGAGGTCGCCACGGACAAGTCGGTGCGCAAACAGGGCCACGGCCGCAACCTTATCCTGTCGGCGCTGAAATGGGCGCGGCTGCGCGGCGCGCGCGAGGCCTGGCTGCAGGTGGAGG
This window encodes:
- a CDS encoding GNAT family N-acetyltransferase; amino-acid sequence: MVLVSRHPAGVLAVVRRYEAAGFRAWPAAAVHYDGTWVVRLTAGHPAKRLNSVNPLDPGDTQHIAERIGRASRRFDAYGRPLTFRISPLSGPELSRHLDSEGWSSFDESLVMRLPLADAQLDPAMDQIPLKDIGRFIGALLKVRGLDASLRPGLSEIIGAIQPEAGLFALEDGSESLATLICVHDGDLAGLFEVATDKSVRKQGHGRNLILSALKWARLRGAREAWLQVEADNAPALGLYRSLGFEEVYRYHYRRPPGA